From Arachis stenosperma cultivar V10309 chromosome 2, arast.V10309.gnm1.PFL2, whole genome shotgun sequence, one genomic window encodes:
- the LOC130960286 gene encoding uncharacterized protein LOC130960286, which produces MATPVNRKISAASARAHTRKSKKSSSLQLNSGILRTTLVVLLIGFLAWAYQVTRPPPPKICGTADGPPVTASRIKLRDGRHLAYEEHGVPKDAAKYKFIYIHGFDSCRHDAVVAKKLSPDVIEDLGIYIVAFDRPGYGESDPDPNRTIKSIALDVEELADQLGLGSKFYVVGFSMGGQVVWKCLKYIPHRLAGAVLLAPVVNYWWPDLPANLTNEAYYRKLLQDQWTLRVAHYTPWLTYWWNTQKWFPGLSLIYNNTDILSSQDKELTSTIWSNKKGHVAQARQQGEYETLHRDLNIGFGKWDFSPLDLENPFPNNEGSVHLWHGEEDLMVPVIVQRYIAKNLPWIQYHELKGSGHLFPYLDGMSDTIIKSLLGAK; this is translated from the exons GGATCCTTAGAACAACACTGGTAGTATTGTTGATTGGGTTTCTAGCTTGGGCTTATCAAGttactcgacctcctcccccgAAGATTTGTGGCACTGCTGATGGCCCACCTGTAACAGCATCAAGAATCAAACTAAGAGATGGAAGACATTTGGCATACGAAGAGCACGGTGTTCCAAAAGATGCAGCCAAGTATAAGTTCATATATATACATGGTTTTGATAGTTGCAGGCATGATGCCGTGGTTGCCAAAAAGCTTTCACCT GATGTTATTGAGGACTTGGGGATCTACATTGTAGCTTTTGACAGACCTGGTTACGGTGAAAGCGATCCTGATCCCAACCGTACAATAAAGAGCATTGCCTTAGATGTAGAAGAGCTTGCCGATCAGCTTGGATTAGGATCAAAATTCTATGTGGTTGGTTTTTCCATGGGAGGACAGGTTGTTTGGAAGTGCCTTAAGTACATACCTCACAG GCTGGCAGGTGCAGTTCTTTTAGCCCCAGTTGTCAACTACTGGTGGCCTGATCTTCCGGCAAACCTAACTAACGAAGCCTATTACCGAAAATTACTACAAGATCAATGGACACTTCGTGTTGCTCACTACACACCGTGGCTAACTTACTGGTGGAACACTCAAAAATGGTTCCCCGGATTAagtttaatttataataatacaGATATCCTTTCAAGTCAAGATAAAGAGCTTACTTCAACAATTTGGTCTAATAAAAAGGGTCATGTG GCTCAGGCAAGACAGCAAGGAGAATACGAGACTCTCCACCGTGACTTAAATATCGGATTCGGTAAATGGGATTTTAGTCCTTTGGATCTTGAAAATCCGTTTCCAAATAATGAAGGTTCTGTCCATCTTTGGCATGGAGAGGAAGATTTGATGGTGCCTGTTATAGTGCAACGATACATCGCCAAAAACCTTCCCTGGATTCAGTATCATGAACTCAAAGGATCTGGTCACTTGTTCCCTTATCTTGATGGTATGAGTGATACTATCATTAAGTCACTTTTAGGTGCAAAGTAG